Genomic DNA from Schistosoma haematobium chromosome 1, whole genome shotgun sequence:
ctgggattcctagttcgtataataattcaaatacttccaaTCATCACAGCGTGTTGCTTCAATGTTCAGTTGGGCTGATCTATTCAGGAGTTCTTTGAAGTGGTCTACCCACTTATTCTGCCGTTTGTAAATCTCATTGATTGGTCtgtcttctttgtccttgactggtctctcttgtttactatatttctctgCTAGTTTCTCCGTTGTATCATAttcccttctcttgcagctcgATATCCATTTATAACGAAACGTTCCTAATACATGGTATTGGAGGCAAAATATGATTGGCCACTGAGTGTGGATAAACAAGCACTTAACCTACTGACTATTAAATTTGTGGTTATCTTTCCTGTCGTTGAGTTACACTCTGGACTCACTGCTTgcaattatattgaataaagcacTATGGAGTGTGAATTTGGTTCGCAAGTCTTGAATCTGGTACGACATGACTAGTCTCATTATCGTATAATATCTGAGAACGAGAATAATACTTTAAACCATCCGTTATATCAGTTCCGAAGTTCTTCAGTGAGTGTTAATCAAACACAATTTTACATAATATGTTGGCCATTTTCATGAAACTTCTGATCGCTAAGAACCTGATAAATTGTAAACtgatatgaaaaataaatgaataccaAAAAGGCACTTGATAGGCACTTAGTACTGATTATCAGcatagaggttgtggagattattaagtttttgattgagatcatgaaccgattgatgttagaccacgatTGAAAACCTCGCTGgtaactagcttcgtgagggaattctcggagttccagtgggaagccgtgaccagtggagctgatccgtgtcgggtagagacaggtatctagctcagtacaatagaagatggacgcgcaatttcgtggattgattgaggttagacattaacaacattgGATGCCACCTCAGTGGTCcggtaggttaagcgtttgcgcgcgagactgaaggccctgagttcgaatctcgtgggcggggtcgtggacgcgcattgctaagaagtcccacaatagaatgaaacgacaGTTCAGTGCacccaggttttcgatggtggtctaacatcaatcggttcatgatctcaatcaagaaagTTAGTACTGATGTTTGTAAGACGTTCGTTCGCTAAAAGGACTGTTAGTTGCTGAATGCGTCAACCAGGCAGTATATCGCCCGTAAGAAAAACACAAGGATGAAAATGCAACTTAATTAACGAATATGCAAGAGGCGCATGAACAGAAAAGAACAAGTTAACAGTAAGATGGATAAACCCaatacaataaaatgaatgagtAGCATATTACATTAAAAGGCCACTCATACCACAATGTTTTTTAGAAAGAGTTCGGAAGACTGACAAGTTGAAGAGTGCTAAcaacacacacatatacacacaagCATGCTTAACACATAGACATAAGTAAAATTTACAAACTATCCACTGTAAAATGACAAAAGCTTTTATGCTTTCATCAGTTTTTGCATGAGAAATAACAAATACTTCTAAAAGTTCAAGTGACTTGAAAAGGCACATTAACAAAGGAAAGTATGAAAAAATGTATGAAGAAAAGATTGTAACGAAGAGAAATTGTTTATTCAGAAGATAACGTATAGAATAAATTAGAACTAGTTAATACACTTAGATGGAAAAACGCAGTTACCGGTGGATAAGTAGTTAGTTCAAAGGTGATTATTCTTAGAAGGTGACAGAAATGAAGACATAACAGTTTCTTATGAGTACACCTGAAGTGGTTGTCTTTTTATTGCTTAAAAATCTTGATACTGAATGAGATGACTGGAACCGGTTAAAATGAAGTACTGCTACTTGAGCGCGAATAAACTAATGAACCACATAAGATATGCATGCTAATCACAGGTTTAAGAAATTGTAATGTTGTATAAACATGTGTAACGTATTCGTGTGTAAGAAATGAAGATGAGATTGGATATTAGTAATAATGTTTGCGAAAAACCAGACAACATTGTCGGTAtgagactatatatatatatatatatatatatatatatatatatatatatatatatatatataactccggGAAAGTAACAAAAGAAACAATAttcaaacaacaacaagaaatgaAGATATGAGAATGTAATACATGAAGTTTTTCGTTAACTCAACTTAAAGAGGTACACACAAACATCCAGTAAAAGTGTGCAAGGATCTCTATTCCTGATATACTACTTGCGCCGACTGCTGTCTGGCAGAATAATTACCCTGACCACCACTACGTAACTTCTGACTACCAAGAGATGAATCGACGTTGTTGAATTGACAATTGGTATCCCACTGGTCGGAATTTTGGGGACGAGCTGGATGTGAGCGACGTGGGGACGTGATTTACTGTTACGactaaaaacaaataataatggtACCTTTGAGGTCGTACCTCATATGAGTCATAATAAAACGGTCACATTCAAATTACCACTGTAGAAGACAAGGAAACTAATAACTGTGTATTCATACTACTAAACTCGGCTGACGGAATGAGAAAGTTGGCATCTAACTACTAGAAAGCTATAATAAACTTGAAGAGTGGAAGTGCAGTAAGGCCTGATAAGCTGACATGGGATGCCCTGAAGAATAGTGGCTTGAGATAGTTAGCGTCAGCTTGGTGGTTTTATTAGCCTTTACAATAATTGTGTGGCTTATACCCGAGTACCTGGAGAACGAGCTACTTTAAGTAATTTTTATCTTGTGAATCTTAACAACACTGCTGGGTTGTTAAGAAATTTTGGCACGGATACAAAGCCCGTCTAGCTTTTCCCAATTGTCCGAGGACATAAGATGTCCGTACCTTTATCTTCAGTCGCAAAAACTTCGAAGTACCAGTGACGTATTGTGAGACAACTAAGTAAATGCCACGATTGAGTGGAGAGTTGAATCGATAAACGAAACTGGACCTCTAAATGTCATAGTACAAGTAAGGGTAGACAGAGTTCTCTCTTCCTCACGAAATGCTTTCATATGGCTACGCATTCATAACCACTGACAGAGGACTTCAATCCACTCCATTCTCACAGTGAGGGTGCTTTTTACAGAAGTGGGGTGATGAAAGACGAATATCCAGCGACCGAAGCGGGTTAACGGGTATGGATGCAAGTTAAAAAGACCCTTATTCTAAGCCGGTGATGCATATGAATTCTAGGATGTGAAAATAAAGTTCATTAACAGacattggtcaccggctgccatggCACTGCATTTTGTGATGTCACTTCACTCTACTGTGGATTAGATCCTTTGGTCGAAAGCTTGGGTGACCAGTAGGGACTCGTTGATTGCAGAAAAATGACGATGACGGTCTCCTGAAAACTTGAGAAGACCAAAATCTAGTTCTGAACGTCAGATTTCCTGCACAGTTATCGCTGATGTGCTACCTGGAACCCTACCTCTGCAACCCAGTCGTCGACTCAGATTAACCACACCGTGACCAGTTACTGTTGGCGTGGTTATACTGTTCCTTTTGAAGTACATACCTGGACTTTGATCATACCCTTGTTTACACTAATCTCATGTTACGTCTCAGTGGCCAAAATGTTCATCGTCCTAAACAGATTGTTTTGAGTAAATTGGCTGCAGATTTtgttgcaactaaatatcaatttatacgaatattcgtcaagattagaacgaatagtttgacagtaattgagcgccgagtatagagaagtccagacaagttagctggacgaaacgttggaattagttaaatttcaatcgctgagaatatttcaaatataattttcacatataataactAAATATCAAGCCTAGCTTTCAATTCACCGAAAAGTATGGATGAACACCGGCTGCGTTTGCAAGACGTTATGAAAATTGCAGGTCACGTCTCATGTGACTTCTCAAAACGTCCTGCGCTTATAAGCAATGCTTCTCTACAGCTGCTTGGGATACTCCAGCGAATCATGTGTAATATGTGTGATATTGTCTTAATATGCGATGATACACATACTACGCAAATCGCGTCCAGTCAGTAGGCATGGCATATACTTTGCACTTTATAAGTGCAGAGTATTTCTACGATTGGCAGAAGCCTCACTCTTAGTGGTGAGCTCTTAAAGGTGGTCGAAAAGTTCGTGTGTTCGGGTAGTTCGATGAGCGTTGGTGGTGGCGTGAATGATGAGACCTATATACCTATATTGGACCATCTTTGACGACATTCTGAGTGCAAATGGTCGGGTCTACAATGATTTGGTGATAGCAGTCCTGCTGTGTTTGCGAAACCTGACCTGTTCGAGTCAAGGATGTTCAGCGACATTCTGTGTTCGATCGTCGTTGTCTCTGAATTGCTGGCGTTCAATTGTAAAACTATGTCAGTATTGTGCGTCTAGACATAGTAGTAATAATTTGGTTAATGTAACCATATTGAAACATAGGATTGGATATGTTACGTGTGTCATCCAAGCAACTTCCACACAGTGCAGTGTTGTCGACGCTGGGATGAGGTAAGAAAAGCGAACAAGTGGTCAGTTTGTAGCCTCGTGGTTTGAAAGAAAATTGTATGGGACTAtaaaatattagtccattacGATTACCTGGACAGAGTCTCAGAGACAGTTCAACTAAGTGGCTTTTGACGTAATCAAATATGACTCAGAACTTCTCAAAAAGTCCGTGGAAGATAAGATTCCACCTAATAACCACAAACTTATCCCTCTAAGAAGACTAAATAACCTTGTGGTAATGTTTCTGAGAAACGTAATGAGGATGTAGGCTTACATTGTTCGTGAAGCAGCGATCGGGTGCACACTAGGAATTAAAAACCCTGCTACAGCCGGGGAGTACAAAGAATTCAGCCTCCACAGAGCATTTCCATGACACACACTTACCCAAGAAGCTTCGTGTGGTGAACAAATTTTCATGTAAGCTAAAAGGGGAAAGCGGGTAACTCGGAATAGTTTATACTTTCACACTAGCCAAATTTTTAAACAGTACAGACTAAAAAATAACATGAATGTTCTAAAATATGGTCAGTTGTAAGCTACGTTAGCCAGTTAACCATCTGTACCATGTAAACATCAGATACAATTCAGTTATTAATAAAAAGTAAACTAACAATCAGTGATCGTCAGCAAATATCCACTAGCCAAAAGAATGTTTTTCATAACACAAACTAAACTAATGTGTCTGAGAGGAACAAATCGCCACAAAGACAAGACAAAGTTTAAAATACAAATCGAAATTTTAAAAACTGAATCTGTACAGGTTAACAATTTGAGAAGTTTGATTGGAAATAAGATCAGAATCGATAGaccaaaaaagaaaataaagatGAACGAGAGTCGATATTTCCCATGCTTGTCATTGTCTAATCCCAACTATCCTATATAGCAGAAATAATGCTAGAATTTACTCCAAATCATGTTCTCAAAGTATGGGCAGGATAACTTGTTGGGATTGCCGAATAAGCAACTTTTTTCTCACTGAAGAAATTCTTTAATATTGTGACTTGTCCAACTGAAGTTATTATCACAACAAATGTAATAATGACACTCCAAACAAAAACAGCTGAATTCAAATCTTCCGCTACCAAGAAATCACCATAATCACGATTTTTCAACTCGATCCCGAAACTTTCAGCCCGTGACAGATAATGATGCAACACCTCCACAACACTATCCAATAAAGTCATCACAGTTGGGAAAACCGGTAATCCAGCCTCCTCAGCTAATGATTCAAAATCTTCCGGCCGAATTTCAAAATATATAAGTTTGTGTGATATAGAAGAGAACTCATTACTGAAACAAAAAGAATAAGTGCCATTAGAAGGAATTGTTGTGAAAGTGATATCATCGTCTGAACCACGTTCTACATTAGAAATAATCACTTGTTTAGGATCTTTAATCACGATATCCACATCAGTTTGACCTCCGTGAATGACATGATAGCTAAATACATACTTTTTTGAAGCTGGAAGATCTTCGTAGAAGCAAATACCTTCATTATCAGGTAACTCGAAAGTCAACCGACTAGGATAACCAACTGACAATTCCAGTAGAAGATTAAACGCGAATAAACTAAGATACATGGGTAAGATTGTATGATTATATGTTTCCGTCGTGTTTACGCGTACCTACACTAATACAAAGCAAAGTTAACATAAATGAGTAATCGACGaacaattaaatatataaacagtAAGTAAAAAGTACATCTTTAGTATGTAAACTGTATGCCGGACAGTGAGGGTAAATTTCATTGGATAAAATTCCGTTTCATATCTTACAATAAGCAATAACTTGAAAAAGTGCGCACAAAATGCATAT
This window encodes:
- the TMED3_2 gene encoding Transmembrane emp24 domain-containing protein 3 (EggNog:ENOG410V6XJ~COG:U), coding for MQLVSCHLAVDVKVADTLKVRVNTTETYNHTILPMYLSLFAFNLLLELSVGYPSRLTFELPDNEGICFYEDLPASKKYVFSYHVIHGGQTDVDIVIKDPKQVIISNVERGSDDDITFTTIPSNGTYSFCFSNEFSSISHKLIYFEIRPEDFESLAEEAGLPVFPTVMTLLDSVVEVLHHYLSRAESFGIELKNRDYGDFLVAEDLNSAVFVWSVIITFVVIITSVGQVTILKNFFSEKKVAYSAIPTSYPAHTLRT